The nucleotide window cttggtatccatcaatttcggattcagcacccccaaattagttaaatcaaGTACGTATCTaaccaacttttactcaaaaatgccgctcgaagttgctgttttttaaatctggtctagactatgGTTGGCTCGTGATATCTGATGACGTTATTTGAATATTATCGCACCTCTTCATGAGGTTGTTCTGTCAGTACATGATAAATTAGCGTGTTTTTTCCTGTTCTTTATGGTTAAACTTGCTGAAGCATAACTGTCCAAGTTCAGCGCTTTTTCAATTCCCTCATTGACGGTCCAGTGGTGATGCTTGACAGAAATCATTTTTGTTGTGGCCATGCTTTGTACACTGTTTTCTGCACTTGTGCAAACCTAACTGCGTTAAATGTATTTTGAATCATTTTAACAAACGAATCGTTAGAACTCGGCATTGTGTTAGTCCATACTTGATTGTTTTGACCTCTGTCAATACGCTATGGATGTAGTGTATATAGGCCTTCGTGTACATGCCCATTATTACCGTAGTGAAAAACTATCGGTAGCTTACACGGCGGAGGCTCAACGACTATATATAGTATACAACTTGCCAGACTCTATATGCTTTCCTTATCGCACTGACCCGAAAtgacaacagggcccaatttcatagagctgctaagcacaacaatttgcttagcatgaaatttcttccttgataacaacaggattaccaaccaaatttccaggtgattttcaggataagcaaacaacagctgaataccagtaacaagcaatatgcaacaaatagaaattgtgttggtaatcctgtttttatcaagaaagaaattgcaTGCTAggtaaatttttgtgcttagcagcgctatgaaaattgggcccaggagacCATACGaaaattgaaatttgaatttcGCGCGAAGATGGCGAACAGCCAATCAACAGCCGAAGCAAGTAGTATTCCTACAAAGGGCACATGAAGGCAACCGAGCCCCACACGAAGGCACCACGAAGATTGGGAATTCCTATGGGGATTCTTAATGTATGTACAAGTTGCCATCCCAATGGCTTTACGAAGGGCAAATTGAACACGCAAATTCAACATGAAATTGACTCTTTACAAGGTCTTATGGCATTTATTTTGAGTCATGCCAACGAATTTGCTAACGCTCATGGAATTGTTGCCGAAGCCTATAAGAAACTCCTCTGGCGGTCATTACTGTTGGCTTTAAAGATGCCCTCGGGAATGGTCCGATTTTTTTACGATCAAAGCCGAATGAACATTTCCGTTTTGATCGTGTGTCTATCTGGTTTCAATTTCGAGACAGTTTGACGCAATTTTCATTAGCGACTTACCGTATCAGCAATGATACATACCAAGTACGCGGAGTCTTATTTATTACTTAAGTTTAATTATATTCATACCTAAGTATGGGTCGGTGGATGATAAATAATTACCCAATAACAAAACGAGCACTATTGTATTGCATTcctttgtattttaaaatgcgCCTCTGGACAAGTTGTTTTGAAgttattataaacaaacatttgtcttcttcttttttttcacaccAAGCTGTTATGTTTTACTTAAATATTCCAGCAGAAAAAACATCTTCCTCTGTGGTGGATGTGTGTCAAACTATGTTTTAATACATCTATTGAACAACCGTACTTAAAGTACAAATTGTGGTCATTCAAAACGGTATTGGAAAATAATTTGTACGTGTAAATGATTATAAATTTCACTCTATATACACTCTATTCACTCTATATAATGacatatacaaatattttgcacattaaaataaaattgtgtatatttatttaaaagtactttttgttttaatttagtaGTTTGTATATTTACATTGAATTGTCAAAATTACCCATTAAATAAACTATAATGAGAACTGGAGAGCCTTGATGTGAACTAAATAAACTAAAGCGTGAGGAGTAACGGAcgagaaaacattcaaaacttGAAATCATGGTACGTTTATGCAAATTAGGGACATGCGCAGTTATGTGGTTTTCCGAACAAGAAAAGCACTGTAATTATAGTGGCTTGGAAATAACCTACAATACCTTACAGTTACATGGTaggatcatggaggaagattaAGCGTTATCGACAACACGGCTAGGGCTCAGACTAGTACAATAATTGAGTGACTGCGGGAGTTGCTTTAGGCCTACGCTATTGGCTTCAACTGGGAGCTGATGTGAAGGCAGACGCAATCATTGTAGTCCAAGACGACTTAaagcccagccgtcgatttcacaaaactcttcttaacttaggattaatcttatgacttaggacgagtcccaaccctgcactgtagcatgcagaccttaagattaatcctaagttaggacgagtaactcatcctaactcgagataagacgagtcctaactctttgtgaaatcgacggcaggtcacGCAGATAAAGAAAGCGAAAGGAATTTCCATAATAATATAATTCGTTTTCAATGGTACTTTAGTAttgtatgaaccgggcttcaagATTCTGTCATCGGGTTATAACGATATATACTGGGCTTTAACCGTGTTCTCGAAACACCCATTGAAGTTTGATCACATTTTTCGTTGGCCCGCTGCAATGTATGCGCAGAACACCTTCTGGAAGTTGGTTCTCAACGTTTCTGACGGAATATATTGTGGCTGTAGTGAGCGCCAGTATCGCTGGTTCTCTTCAACCTTGTTTTTGGCCAAGTCGTGGTAGTATTCTTGCTTTGCATCCGATATCTATAGGGGGTGCAACAGTCAAGTATAaccacattattattataaagtgaTGTTTAATTTATCATtagaatgtaaacaaattatcttTATATTaaactctcacttggtgtaccaaCCGTTTCCACAAAAAAAGGTAAAGGACTATAATAAGAAATGCAATCAACTTTATTGCCtaataattgttaatattaatGTTTTAACAGATGCTACACATTAAACAAACATGCGTTGTGCGATTATTGCAAACAATAATATCAACCAAAATGACATATTAAAGCACATGCAACCAGTATCCCGAGGTATTTGGTGAACGTCGTGAGAAATGTTATAATTAAGATACAACCCAAGGAATTAACTTTTCAAACATCATTAAATGTTTAAACCTCtagaaaaacataaaatttgTATGTATCGTTCATCAATATTATATCTGATCACTTTGCGAAATTTTGATAATATAAATTCAAAGGCTCAGCTGACCATGATTTGTATTGAATTCACAATTAGAGTTTTACCCTCTTCCTGATTGATGCCAGATCTTCCATAGTAAGGACTGATTTTCTCTGAGGTAGGCGGGCAGCAATGCTTTTAATGCGGGGTTTGATCCAACCAAGTCGAGGTTTGGAGGCTGGTTTTAATATGCTGGTGATGTCGGTATTCTTGCAACTATGGGTAACCTACGGTAATAAACACAAGTTTCAATTGGAATCAATAAATGACAACGAAAAACTATAGAGAAACTATAATAATTGTTCATTTCTTTGAAACAAAAGGCCGGAACAGTGGATGAATATTAATGTGACATGCAATTTTTCCAAAGATGTTTGCGGAAATATTTGCGACGtcccaaataattatttgcagtGGTATTTTGTGATAATATTTGCAATTAATTTGCACCTATATTTGCTTTGTGTGATGTCCCTTCAACATGAAGTTGATCGGAATGGTTACCATACCTCACGTTGACTCTTGGTGTATTTTTCTGTCTCGTCACTATCACTCGATGGAGGTAGATGTACAAACAGGCGAATCTTTCCAGTACGTCTGCGGCGCTGTTCAATTGGAGGCTCTTTTTTCTTGACATTCTTTACAGGGGGACCGGTCAGGAAAATGTGAAGAGGCTGGGCGTAGGGACTTTTAAGATCATTCCCTTCAGGATACAAACAGTTTATTGTCATGAGTATAACAATATTGTCTGAGATTTAAGCGATATCGTCTGCTCACCTTTAGATGGGTTGCACATGAAATCATTGGCCGACAACTTTGATGAGACATAGTTGAGCACGCGGGTACTTTTCATCAACGATGGCGGCCAATCAACAGCTATAATTCTTCTTTTTGGACCGTGAAACACCCCAATTTACTTGCAAACGCTGACTCGTGCACAAATTGCTGGAAATATTGGTCGTTATCTCTGAACCCAATTGACCAACAGGCCCTTGTACAACAAATGTTTGATTTATGTATGTACACCATGGATCTACATACCCTGATTACTAGCTTGAAGTCGCTCAAGGTGTCTGGCTAACTGCTTTTCCGTTAAACCAATTAGCCTTGCTCCAGCTGCATAATGCATCACTACATGAGGTGCGTTAACTCGTCTGTACTTGTTCTTGTAATACCTgatatttgtattaattttataaTATATTAATGGTGAACAGCGATAGTCGACCAACTCAGATACTATACTAGGCACCTTTAGATTCGGTTGAACGTGGACCTTATTCTCGTCGACCACAGCTGTGGTTTTTCcaagtgacgtcataaccaTAGTTTTGGGGTCGCGTCTCTATGAGGCGCCAAGTGTAAACTTATTATTTAACTCAATTATTTACATATAATTCATGATATAACCAGAATTCATTATTCATCCATTATGTTACCgtgtatttacaaataattaattttacaCCACACGATTATATATGCGTacaagtagaatttgaaactgtgcatctgtgcatggaaaggtttgcggaaaGAAAGTGTTATGACTATCTCTCatgagttgggtggttctgaaaagaaccgttggtttcaactcgacgtttcgatctcgatcagagcatactgatcgaaacgtcgagttgaaaccaacggttcttttcagaaccacaccaactcatcagagatagtcattacattgtgttaccacaaacctatgtatatatataattgTACGAAGCTTTGCACGGGTGATACACACCGCAAGCGGAGAGAATCATACTGGGTTCACCAagtcaagacagtcaaaccctttgtacaaaacataaacactggtgttaaataacttcctATTACCCTCCATTTCACTCCTGCCAGAGTATTTATTGGTTGTCACCGACTGTATTAATTAGAGTAAGGACAGAAATTTAGTAACCCGTTTTTTCCACagccctcatacctatttttaatatCACtctacctttgatcttgctattctttattaatttaccattgttagttgcatcgtGAAGCAAATTGcatgctctctaatcctacccttttcCTGCATTGTTATATATTTCCCTGCATAGTTATACATACAATTATGCCGTGCGTTGTTTTATATACAATACCAGTcctaccacttttatggtctattaatccatcctttcatactgACCATCCTGTGTCCTcatactcctattggttcatagcaaGGGTCGTAAAGCGCCTGCGCCTACTGCGCTAATGGCTATTTTCCCGTATTTTCTGGAttctttccttaatcccttgcCTCCTTTGTCTAATAATTGATACGTATTTGTTCGTACAAATTAATGTCTCTTATCTGAAGAAGATCCaatttggatcgaaagctaaaatgatgaaaaatatttatttgattaGTAAGAATAGTTAAATTTGCTCATGCAATTTTGGATTTAACTATTTGATAACTTTCATTATAAAGGGCAATGAAAGCTTTCTTACAATTATATACAATATGttgtaaaaagtaaaatttgtaaatgaaagtaaaataataGATGAATATGAATTGAATGTTATGTTATGGATTGTATGTAAATACGTCATGCTGATGCTTTGCGCATTCGTCAAGCCGTTACCAATGTTTGGTGTGGACGTTTGTTTGGGAAAAAACACCCAGATGTCACTCAACAAAAAAGACCAGCGCGAGTGGCTATGCAGCGaagcgccttgactaaaggctagcaTTATAACCCGAATCTAATGTCCCTATTATGTTGTCTGAACTGACACTACTGCCAAACGGTCAATAAAGACAAGTTGAGTTTGAGGCACACAATGCAATTAACTTGCCCTTACTCTAAATTGAACCTGATAAGTCAACATGTGTAGAAAGTCAATAAGTTGTTGAGAAACCTTTTTTCAAAGAATGGATTCCTGTGAAAAAGAAGCACTCCATCTAGACAGCTCACGCCTAGTGACTGCGAGACTACGCTAATGGTGTAGGTCcacatattatttacaaacagaAGCACATCTCGATCATAGTGTGCCAAGGatgttaattaatatttttaaaaaatcattgtAGTGCATTAACACCTCATCTTGTCTGAAAGATCTGGCTACAAGTTACCCATCTACATTCAGTAAACATATTAATATATCTTTTATCATGCACAGAATCGGCAACTATTATACAAACCCGACAATTTCGTCCATTTGCTTCAGAGCTGATGATTTCATGAACTGCGTGAGTGCATCAAAGAGGATGTGACCTCGCCCTGCAAGTTCCCGTGGACCCTCCCCTTCGTGTTTAGATGCTGATCAGGAATGGACAAAAATAAAGATTTGCAATTTGTCGAAAGTTATCAAAATCATCTACACATATTttgtgaaatggaaataaatgttgcttttgcaaaaattatataaaaagatTATTTAACTCGGcttttattattactttgttAGTATAATTTACAGTAAACTCCCGAGTTGATCAAGATAATAGTTAGGGTCTATACCTACCAAACATTTCAAGAAACTTCTCTGTGTTGGTCATCATATTGAGGAATTCCTCAAAGTCGATTTCGCCGCTACCTACATAGTAGGATACAGAGTAGAACGTTGTTTCAAGGTTGACCAATGGAATGCTACTGAGTTAAAGCCATTCATGTGTTTCTTAAGCCCTGTTCGCATTTGACTTAATTTGgctaaactaaccgagccaatgggtaacttttacccattttaagtccaatgcgatcagcccaggaagttttcctcccaggtaactTACCTGACCCGAATGGCTAGTTaaaccgagccaaaggtgcccggTTAAATTGACCAggttagtttaaccgagccgaaaagtccaatgcgaacgcgGTCAGGGTAAAAGCCGTCCCGGTAAAAAGCCACATCCGGTCCCCGATCTACCTGCAGCCACGTGATTGTGTGATGACACATCGTTCATCGTGCATTGTGTACATGGACGGAAGCTCGGTTGCACTCAATGCATTCTCgctgtcaaaggtcactacgatagcgccctcttacgTTTTTCTTAAGTTAGTGGATATGTGTTTTACCGATCGtgtcggttagtttacccacgtcaataatccaagtgcggacgctGGTAAGTTTCCCCTTTCGGAATGTTAACCACTGTCTCGGTAAAACgttagtccaatgcgaacacggctttatttttatttacacgGCTGTTCCATTCCATGGGATAACTGGTCTCgggataaaaacacaaacatgatacaattaaaaggaacattacataacacaaaatagttgctggcacctttggtaatccaccatatacataaactgacaaacctgtagaggttTGTGATTGATCGACCATCTGTGTATGGCAAGCCATATGCCCAATAattcgataaacactgtttatcgccgataaacactgtttttcgaccgataaaaactgtttttcgagataaacactgtttttcgagataaacactgtttatcaattgataaacaaattgataaacactgtttatcaaaaAACTATGTGTTTATCGagcgataaacacagtttttcgatgtgataaacagagtttttcgatgaacactgtttatcaagtgataaacactgtttatcgaaaaactatgtttaaCGAGCGgtaaacagagtttttcgaggtgataaacagagtttttcgataaacagtgtttatcggtcGATAAACACAGTATATATATACACATGTATTCGCAGAAACGTTATTTGCCATGCATGCATTTTAGAGTACAGACTAACCGTCTTTATCAATGGCCTGTAGGACTTCCTTGATCTCGTCCACTGAGAGGTGAATATCCACAGAGTTTAGTGCTTCAGCAAGCTCCTCTGCGTCTATGCTACCTCCACCATTACTGTCAAATAAGTCAAAGGCTTCCTTGAAAGCTGAGGTCAAAAGAAAACGTTATCATACCATGTAGGTCAATGAGTTTGTTTCCTACTCAGCAAACCTACCGACGAATTGGACGTCTTCTCTAAAAAATCAACGCATGGGTACACTCATGATCATATAGTGCGATTACGTAGTCAGATTATGTCTTCATGGTCTAACGACTTTGAATAATGTTTTGACATTGATGATATTTACACCATTGCGACTTTTGGTCCCCCTCTACGTTCGTCTTACCTGCTTTTTGCTCTGCTGTGAGGGCAGGCTCGGGTTCCTTTACCTTTGGAGTCACGCTGGTCCTTCGTGTTGCAGCTGGTGTAGATACTCCATGCATAGGCAGTGTGCTGTTCCGTCTTACACTCATCCGCCTCTGTTGAGGTGCGCTTGGAAATTCGGGAAGCGTGTTTGGCCGGCGAACCTGTCAACATTTTAATACAattacaagaagaaaaaagtggaacaactaaaaggcagtggacacaatttttgtaattactcaaaatactgtTTAGCATGCAAcctatacttggtaacgagtaatggggagttgttggTAACATAATTTGCGAGAAAgtaaattttccatgaattttatttcgagaactcagaattagtacacaacgtcgtgtgacaatggtgtttttcgttttttattatctcacaacttcgacgaccaactgagctcaaactttcaaagCTTTGTTATTGAATGCATATGTCTGAGAAAGACTGTTCGGAGTTTGGCGAAAGGTATTGAGATCTAAGCTATTTGTCATTATGGAGATGAAACATTCGCACGCTATCCTACCTGTAGATTAATACTGCCACGTCTCGTTCGTTTGTTTCCGGCCATCTTATCTTCATCTTGTTTAACAGGTGTGGCACTTCTAGTTTGCCTTTCAACGGACGGTGTATGTCTTTTAGAAGACGAGGCAGTGGTTGGTGTCGTATTTGCGGTATCAGCTGTCGTTTCTTCCTCCGTATCCTCCTCTATGATTCCACCGTCTAAATAATGCGAAAACCCCTGGGCATTGGATGGCTCGTTCCCTGATGTGTTACCGGACTCCAATGTGTTCTGTGTATCACTTGCGTGTATATAAACTGCACCCCTCCTCCCCGAGGCTTCGtccatgtttaaaaaaacacttggaTTTTACAATATGTATGTATGGTCAGATTTAAATGAACTTAACACCGCCGCCGCACACCCCTAAATGTAAGCCCACTGACCTACTGCATGCCACTGACttaaatactattattatattgttagtgtcaataaaaaaaagtaaatacaaaacacaGAATTTGTTCATACGTATGACATCACAAGCAACTTAGAACTTGGTTCTGACGtaataatgattttgtttttacaaccgTCAGTCATAGATTGATCGGCCGCGCGTGCGCGTACTCCACTGCCTGTGAAGAAAACATACGCGCTCATCATGGACGCGCTAAAAAGTCAAGtggcccggtgtggcggtttcaactttccgctgtgttcagttttccgaatgaccaaatacggtagcattacgtcatgcgatgcctgcgcacagcaagcgaaagtagtccatttttagtgccgtattgagtcatcctctaccctccggtagctgtcatggcggcgtccacgagtcgagtacaactagcggcaaacgcgtggatcgtatgagttgttttttatgc belongs to Asterias rubens chromosome 6, eAstRub1.3, whole genome shotgun sequence and includes:
- the LOC117291613 gene encoding uncharacterized protein LOC117291613 is translated as MDEASGRRGAVYIHASDTQNTLESGNTSGNEPSNAQGFSHYLDGGIIEEDTEEETTADTANTTPTTASSSKRHTPSVERQTRSATPVKQDEDKMAGNKRTRRGSINLQVRRPNTLPEFPSAPQQRRMSVRRNSTLPMHGVSTPAATRRTSVTPKVKEPEPALTAEQKAAFKEAFDLFDSNGGGSIDAEELAEALNSVDIHLSVDEIKEVLQAIDKDGSGEIDFEEFLNMMTNTEKFLEMFASKHEGEGPRELAGRGHILFDALTQFMKSSALKQMDEIVGYYKNKYRRVNAPHVVMHYAAGARLIGLTEKQLARHLERLQASNQGNDLKSPYAQPLHIFLTGPPVKNVKKKEPPIEQRRRRTGKIRLFVHLPPSSDSDETEKYTKSQREVTHSCKNTDITSILKPASKPRLGWIKPRIKSIAARLPQRKSVLTMEDLASIRKRISDAKQEYYHDLAKNKVEENQRYWRSLQPQYIPSETLRTNFQKVFCAYIAAGQRKM